The genomic stretch GTAAGGTTTGTTTAGTTCATACATTTGATCCCAAACCGAACACATTACTCTATTGACCAGTCACTCAGttttgacttttgagtgcacgGGTATGATGAAAGGCATGTGCTTTACAATTCGGGCTGTTCATGTTTTTGAGTATTAAGTTGGATGGATCAAGAGTTTTCTTTTCCCGCCTCGTCCTTGGTTGTTTGTAAATGTTGGAATTAGATTGCTTGGACAAAAAAATGCTTGATTTGGATGTTGTAATGATGTGCATTGATGAAAAACTCTTGGATATTTTTTGGTGAATAGAATGGAAGGGAGTGAGTTGGAAGTGATGGAAAATGGAAAGAAAGGGGAGTGATTGGGAGAATGATATCATTCCCTTTGTTTGGAGGATTATCAAAGGAACAGAATGGGACTCCACTTCCTTAAGTTTCCTTCATTACAATCATTGAATTCAGTTCCTTTCCAATCTATTTTTAAACATTTTCTACGGAATCGATTACTTTTTCAATTCATCTCCTACGGGAACATCTTCTACGATGTGGAAGGTTTTGGTTAGCGAAACTGTTCCATAAATATGTGGATTTTGTTCCTATTTGGCTATTAGTGGAGATTGATTCCGCTTACATATATTTACTACTAATTACTTGTTGTGTTTCTAatgtctgattcatctgttagTTCTCATACTGCTTTAAATAAATACCTAATTGTAGCTATATTTTGAAAGTCTTGCTCAGAAGTTCTTATAATTGAAATAGGTCTGTACCATACCTTTGGACACTGCCAAAGTTAGGCTTCAGCTTCAAAAACAAGCTGTAGCTGGTGATCTATCCTCCTTACCTAAATACAAGGGATTGCTGGGAACGGTTGGAACCATTGCCAGGGAAGAAGGTCTTTCAGCGCTCTGGAAGGGCATTGTGCCAGGACTACATCGTCAGTGTTTGTATGGAGGATTAAGAATTGGGTTATACGAGCCTGTAAGATATAAGTCTGGTTGCAGAAACTTGTTCACTTATTTTCGCTCATCTGTATTGTTTGATTATTTATCTGATGCTGTGAATAGCCCGGGGTTTTAACAGGTTAAGACTTTCTATACGGGAAGTGACCATGTTGGTGATGTTCCTCTGTCAAAGAAAATCCTAGCTGCATTTACGACTGGTAAAGCTCAATATTAATAATGATGTTGGGGGAATAATTTGTTTATGTGCTATGATAtgaatttattttaaaatatttggATTGTTCAGGGCCTGTTTGATCAAATATTTTCCTACATATTTTTAAAACTGGTCTACCATTTTTAGAAATTTTGAATATGCCAAAACATTGTTTATAAAAATTCATTCTTCCTAGCTTGCATTTCATCTTCTCTCTATTACAATTATTCTCTACATGAGTCTTCTATCTTCTCGTTAGCAATTCTAAATGAACACAGTGAATGAAATGAAAACTGAAAAATGTTTATAGACAGTAAACAGACACTTAGTTTTTTCCAATAGACATTTGTGTTATCTCTATCTGGATACTCATTGCATACAAGTTAATTTGTTTTGTCAGGTGCCGTGGCAATTACAGTGGCGAATCCAACTGATCTTGTCAAAGTCAGACTTCAAGCAGAAGGAAAATTACCTCCTGGAGTTCCCAGGCGCTACTCTGGATCTTTAAATGCTTATTCGTCAATCGCGAGACAGGTCTATACTTTTAACCTAACATGCTTTATGAAGGAGAAATATGCATTTTATTTGTTTTAGTTTCTAATTTTTTTTGGTTTAAAAATCTGCTTCTAATACTTAGGAAGGAGTTAGAGCTCTTTGGACAGGGCTTGGCCCCAACATAGCAAGAAATGGTATTATCAACGCTGCTGAACTAGCTAGCTATGATCAAGTGAAGCAGGTAATTTAAAAGTTATTGGTAACATGCATTGTGATTTGCGTAGCAAACCCTTCTTTTTCTTGATTACATTGTAAATTTTTGAATAACTGTATTTTATTTGTGCAGACGATTTTGAAAATTCCAGGATTCACCGACAATGTTGTGACTCATCTCTTTGCTGGCCTTGGGGCAGGGTTTTTCGCCGTTTGTATCGGCTCCCCAGTTGATGTGGTAATTTTAAAGGGATTGCTAAACATGCATTATAGATTTGGCTTTTTATATTTCCTATTGCTTCAACGTATAATTGTTTTACAAATTGATATAAATTGTGTTCCATTTTCTTCCATGATCAACCATGATAAGATAAGAATCCTAGAATGATTACACAATGGTAGAATCAGTTAGCTTTAATAAgttattaaaaattaaaatttgtcTTTGACAAAAGCTGATCTTGTTATGGACTTATGGTTCATTAGGGTAATAGCGTCGATgtgtttagatttttttttgtttgattTTTCATATTGGTtgcaagagatgaagttttttTTTGAATGGCAAATTGTTAGTATATATTTACACCCTTGTCAGAACTTGAACCCTGTACCTCTGGCTCCTTTTAACCTTTAGCTCAACAAGTGCAAGAGATGAAGTGAGCTTCTTGCTTGTGAGTTCTTACCACTCCACTAATATCTTGTTCTATCCTCCTTTTGGTGAATATGCAGGTCAAGTCGAGAATGATGGGAGATTCTAGCTACAAAAGCACCCTTGATTGTTTTGTCAAAACCTTAAAGAATGATGTATGTTTTCTTTCATTATAATTTTGTTAAAAACATTTACCGCCATTTTTGCTTTAGGCACAACCATTAATTCTGAGCCCTTTCCTGCTGAGATTGGTGCATAAAATTCTTTTGACTACTTTATCATATCTAATTGTGATCTATAACCGTAATTGCGGCTGCAATATAACAATTTTAGAACTCTCTGCAACGGCATTGCAAATGCAATTACGGCCATGCCAACCACCTTTTCCATGCATTTTATCGTAGTATAAAGGTTTGCTGTGTAACTACAACTGCAACTGAAACTGAAATGTCAATTTAAAACCATGGTGGTTATGATACACAAGCTTAGTTAGCTGAACATGTCACCTTCTATTTTTCTTATGGGTTAGTTTACTCGAATGAGAAGGTAGACATTTTCATatatttttctgtcatttacTTTTAAATTGAGTCAAACAAGGGCTACAATGTGAAAGGGTTGTCTTTTATCATAACTGATTGGCTGTGTGATCTGATGTTTCTCAGGGACCCTTGGCATTTTATAAAGGGTTCATCCCAAATTTTGGACGACTAGGATCTTGGAACGTGATCATGTTTCTAACCCTAGAACAGGTAGAATATGAAAACTCTACTACCTTTCGTTGTTATTTTTTTTCGTTTATGTGACAATGGCATACTATATACTCCGAAAAATGCATTTGGGGTCTGTTTGTTTTGAGAAAATGAAACGGGAAATTGGATT from Lathyrus oleraceus cultivar Zhongwan6 chromosome 7, CAAS_Psat_ZW6_1.0, whole genome shotgun sequence encodes the following:
- the LOC127101586 gene encoding mitochondrial uncoupling protein 1, with the protein product MVADSKSKSDLSFAGTFASSAFSACFAEVCTIPLDTAKVRLQLQKQAVAGDLSSLPKYKGLLGTVGTIAREEGLSALWKGIVPGLHRQCLYGGLRIGLYEPVKTFYTGSDHVGDVPLSKKILAAFTTGAVAITVANPTDLVKVRLQAEGKLPPGVPRRYSGSLNAYSSIARQEGVRALWTGLGPNIARNGIINAAELASYDQVKQTILKIPGFTDNVVTHLFAGLGAGFFAVCIGSPVDVVKSRMMGDSSYKSTLDCFVKTLKNDGPLAFYKGFIPNFGRLGSWNVIMFLTLEQTKKFVKSLESS